agacattttttttttatttttttttttcatttggcagAGTCCAGATAATGGGGGAAAGAGCACACCTTCTATCGTCATATCGTCCTACCTGTATCTTAATGCATCGGTCTTTATCTGTGAATTGGAAGAGTGAAAATGACCGGCACATGAATGATAGAAGATAGTtagtttatttaacttatttgaGGGGAGTGGCTGTGCTGTGAAATTATAATCAACAATACAAACGAACTAGATGAACACAACAAACAGATATTCAGCTTGAAAACACACAGGCGCCAGTTCAACGCGTTTGTTTAATCTTTCCTGATCATGTCAATAATGCGGCATAAGGAATGAAACTGTGAGCTGGTTGTCACAGGTACTAGCAATATTTTATACAAGCATTTAAATATACTCAACAAACCACAAAGAACTGACAGTACTTGTTGGTcgattatatttataaatgaatgcgCGAAACTGTGGACATATGTGTTATGTTTAAATTGGTTACTTGTGTGATTACTACGGAGGAAAAAAAGTTGTCTGTCCTGTTTACTTTCTTATCTAAAACTACATGATCTACTGATAGACAATAACGCCACACAGATGGGTTTCTTTTCCCGTTTGAAAATTCTATCACCACCTCAACAAAAGCGTTACTCACAATATTTCCTAAATTAATGTCCAAACAATGTGCAAATAATatacatttgacaaaaataatattgtttcaGTTTGACATTTgctcataaaagacaaaaaaaaaaaaaaaaaaaaaaaaaaaaaacctttgctgcGTGACCTTTGCTATAAAGTGATACAATTCATCAGGGCATTAATCTCTTAAAATAGCTATtcttacaaattaataaaacatcatagcGAAGAAGGATGCCATATTATTAACATGCAGTTATTATTATGCGCATGCCGCATTTGAACTGTTAGAATAAAAAGTCATCTGTATAATCACTATATTATCTGCCCCTAAAATACGTCGCAAGTCACggagaaataaattaagaaagaaagaaaacaatggtGCGATCGAAATgaattatttagaaatatgttacagttttttttttttaatcgctctCTCCTACCCAAGTTCAAGTCTCAAATCGATCTCCGATCTCATGCCTTTGGAAGGAACCAAGGAACCACAATTTCCTTTCACATCAGTaaaactattaaatttttttccccatgtattAACTTTTCAGActaaaaaaattagaattatCAACATGCATCACAGCAGCAGTCACAGCAATGGGCTACATACAGTCCTTTGCACTTATTTCCTTTTTacgtaatatttttttctgtttaaagtcTGTAAAACTGTGTGCGATGAACCTGCATACCTGAGAATCCGGTGCAAGACACCAATGAAGTGAGTTCGTCGTCTGCATGTTTCACGAATGATCTCGTGAAGCAAATTTCGATAGCCCTTTTCCCCTGCTAACCTCATTGTGTATCCACAAAATGTGACCACGAAGTGTAATTGCTTAATTTATCCAGAGGAGGGAGACTTGAGGCTCTCTTCTCTCAATACGTCCATTGTTAATGGGTTTTGACCACGACTTAAACCTGTGGGACTCTTTTGAAAGGTTTATTTTTCACGCAGCACTCACCTTGATATGGTAATAATACCCTTTTTACACGTAGTGAGCATAGTTACAACAAGTATATATAATGCCGATGTCTACTAATAATAGTACTCTGTTGTGACGGTATACTCTCCCCGCACACTCTGTCTTGTTTTCTTACACAACAACAGCAGACTTAACACATTTGCTCACTGATTTCGTTACAGTTACCTAACCATTTCCCCCAAATGTCTGGTGATCTCGAAAGATGTTCTCCATGTGTTGAAGCTGAAGACATGACCTACACATGGATGTACGGATAGTGACACCGCTTCTTGTTCTATTGGGTCGTCTGTAAATTTTTACAAGTGACATTTTGTGAGCTAATAAAATATACCTTCTTTACTTCCACAGGAAACTCTGGGAGCATGCTGTGATAGTGCTGGCCTTTGGAATTCCGTCAATACCCTGTATAGTAATCATGTGACGAAGATATGACTGCATTGTGGAGCATGTGCGCTGATAAATTGAGTTGGCTACGTTTCTGTAATGTGCATTACAAAATAGTTTGATAtgatatgttattattattatttttttttttttttgtttgtttattccaCTTCCTCTTTTTTCTCACAACTTGTCAGTTCTACCTCACGCTAATGGAGCATTTTCATTGCTTCTAcatcaaataaaaactgtttaactcAAGCGGCAAAATATACAACTCTTCATTCATAAAGACttgtttacttaattaaaatctaaaattgacAGCCAGTTGTGCATGTTTAATTGCTAGTGATGGTTTAGACATCAGAAGtgtggaatacacacacacacacacacacacacacacacacacacacacacacacacacacacacacacacacaaagagcttGGTATTGCAGGGATGCATTGTTATTCTCATTGGTAGTGGCGCATGGCTAAATCGTCAAGCTTTCACTTGATGTACGATTTTTTGCCCTGCAAAGGCGCACTGCATTCAGGTTGTTTGCTAACATATAGCAGATTTAACGTAGAATATGTGCAAAATACATGTGATACTCTTTCTCATAACATAGGCTACACACACTTCCCGAAACGTGGATGCCTAAACAGCTCTTATGTTGCTTAGACCGCCCATTTCCACATTCCATAATTGCatacactcataaaaataaaggtgcttcaaaaggttcttcaagcgatgccatagaagaaccatgtttggttccacaaagaatgATTTAGTAGAAGATTGTTTggttaaacatatattttttaaggtttttgttattttaggagcattttttcttagtgtggaGAATTTTTTGAAACATATAGGTTCtacagatgttaaaggttctttatggaaccatttagacaaaaaggttcttctatggcatcgtgaatcACCTTgacttttaagagtgtatattgCTTAACGTATCATCAGTATTGGAAATGCATCACGTTTAAACAAAGCCTTGCTCTTTCCTTCTAATCTGAAATAATGTACTGAAAAGGTTAAGTTCTGCATTCTGGATGGGACGCGCACACACGCAGCCTACCCGAAGAATGCTGGACCAATGAAATCAACCCGTCGCTCTCCGCGTAACCAGTTAGATTGACGTGGAGGACGCGTCAAATTGACTCCAGCAAACTTCACCCTGCGGGATCAGACAAATCCCTCTTTAACGGGAGATGATCACTCGTATCCCATTCTACCCTAGACAAGTTTGGCATGTAGACTTTTTGCAGCCGGAATAAACAAAAGGTTGTCGAAGTCTTTTGAACATCTTCACTAATATACTGCATGCTGCAGCGTTCAGCCATTGAAGGGAAACTGTTTTAAAGACACGCATCGCAAGAGCAAATGGGTGAGATCTCGTTCACATCTGCATGCTTATTTTGCAGAGAGATGCTTTATTTAGACCAGAAATAACCGTAACCTTGAGTTTCAAACTGAAATGTCAAATGTTTGCTTTGGTCATGAGTacttaattaattcaaataaagcttCTATATGGTGCCTTGCCATTTAACGACTGTCTTATTAGGCCAATAATATTCATTATCTCAACTGACACTTTcgaatattaaacatgttttaaaaatgcagaaaagatCGCCATGTTCCTGTAAAAATCTTGGATTTGCTTAAGTCACTGAACATGAACATGATGTGCCATGCTGTTTCACATAGCACATTTTCCATAGCATAAGTTTAATTCCTTTTGTTTCTTACAGAGCAAACCTACGGGGAGGTGAACCAGCTGGGGGGAGTTTTTGTCAATGGACGTCCTTTGCCCAATGCAATAAGATTACGAATCGTGGAGTTAGCCCAGCTTGGCATCCGACCCTGTGACATAAGCAGACAGCTTCGGGTCTCCCATGGCTGTGTGAGTAAAATCCTTACGAGATACAACGAAACTGGGTCCATTTTGCCAGGCGCAATCGGTGGCAGCAAACCACGAGTTACGACACCAAATGTAGTAAAAAACATACGGGAGTACAAACAAGGAGACCCGGGAATTTTTGCATGGGAGATCAGGGACCGTCTTCTCGCGGACGGAGTATGTGACAAGTACAACGTTCCTTCGGTCAGCTCTATCAGCCGGATATTAAGGAACAAGATTGGAAACTTCTCCCAGCCTAACCAGTATGAAAATGGCAAGCAAGCACCTCCGCAGTCCGGCCTCTCGTACTACCCGTATTCATACCCCACTGCAATGTCTCCCTCCGGGACCAAAATGAGCAATCCTCCCGGTGTACCTGTCACGGGTGGGCATGTAAGCATTTCCCGCGGTTGGCCTTCAGCGCACACGGTCAGCAATATACTGGGTATTCGAGCTTTCATGGATCCTTCAGGTGAGACTCAGTGTAAACAAATCTTAACTGCACATCAAACGGTTACTTAGGCCTCAGCCTCAAGCTTGATTTGTGGTGCATACACAGAGCAAACTGACGAGGCCTATGCAATCACCTAATGC
The sequence above is drawn from the Cyprinus carpio isolate SPL01 chromosome A17, ASM1834038v1, whole genome shotgun sequence genome and encodes:
- the LOC109054062 gene encoding paired box protein Pax-1, giving the protein MEQTYGEVNQLGGVFVNGRPLPNAIRLRIVELAQLGIRPCDISRQLRVSHGCVSKILTRYNETGSILPGAIGGSKPRVTTPNVVKNIREYKQGDPGIFAWEIRDRLLADGVCDKYNVPSVSSISRILRNKIGNFSQPNQYENGKQAPPQSGLSYYPYSYPTAMSPSGTKMSNPPGVPVTGGHVSISRGWPSAHTVSNILGIRAFMDPSAIASAEGYAPKMEDWGSVNRATFTSAHGVNGIDKSAIDADIKYPQPSSTLSSYVPACAYSPSNQYGVYSGPAGSYVSPGHHWQAQGTSLSHPGGGVAMHPSDIHSSMAFKHAVRDGDRKPPSPLSKQQQEALSNIHGLSLSTSSS